A segment of the Agromyces sp. H17E-10 genome:
TTCTCGAACTTGGCGTGCAGGCGCACGACGACGACGTCAGAGGCGCCGAGCTCGCGCGCGGCGGCGAACGGCACGTTGTCGACCATGCCGCCGTCGGCGAGGAGCGCACCGCGGCGGCGGACGGGTGCGAGCAGGCCCGGCACCGCGATGGTCGCCCGCAGAGCGACGCTCAGCGGGCCGCGGTCGATGGTCACGGCGCGACGGGTGCGGAGATCGGTGGCGACCGCGCCGAAGCGTCGCGGGAGCTCTTCGATCAGCGGATCGCAGCCGAACACGCGTCGTACGCCGTCGTCGATGGCACGGGAGTCGAGCAGGCCCAGTCGCGGAGCGAACGACCAGCGGGCGATCTCTCGCCAACGGAACGCGAGGGCGGCGCGCTCGATCTCCGCCGCGTCGAAGCCGGCCGCGTAGGCGGCGGCGATCAAGGCGCCCGAGCTGGTCCCGACGGCGATGCCGGGGCGGATGCCGCGGGCCTCGAGCTCGTGCAGCACGCCGATGTGCGCCGCCCCGAACGCGGCGCCGCCGCTCAGTGTGAGGCCGAGGGCGGGGTCGTCGCGCATGATCACGTAGGGTTCTCCGATCTGTCTGCGGGTCGACCGTAACTCGCCCGTTCGCGGCGACGCTGTGTGGCCGCAGTGAGAACCCTGAGCGCCGTGCAACGCCTCTCCGACGGGAGCTTCGGTACCGTAGGGGCATGAGCGTCACCCTTCCCGTCTGCCCCGAGTGCGGCAGCGAGCACGCCTACGAGATGGGCGCACTGCTCGTCTGCCCGATGTGCGGGCACGAGTGGGCGCCTGCCGACGGCGATGCGGATGCCGCGACCGACGCAGGGCTGCGCGAGATCCGCGACGCGGTCGGCAACGTGCTCGCCGACGGCGACACCGTGACGATCGTCAAGGACCTCAAGGTCAAGGGCGCATCGGGCACCGTCAAGGTCGGCACGAAGGTGCGCGGCATCCGCCTC
Coding sequences within it:
- a CDS encoding patatin-like phospholipase family protein codes for the protein MRDDPALGLTLSGGAAFGAAHIGVLHELEARGIRPGIAVGTSSGALIAAAYAAGFDAAEIERAALAFRWREIARWSFAPRLGLLDSRAIDDGVRRVFGCDPLIEELPRRFGAVATDLRTRRAVTIDRGPLSVALRATIAVPGLLAPVRRRGALLADGGMVDNVPFAAARELGASDVVVVRLHAKFENVRMMRTVSRTADLVHDPSVVLVQPEMEGMAQWTMSDAPRLIAEGRRAAALALDAAPVLAAA
- a CDS encoding zinc ribbon domain-containing protein YjdM produces the protein MSVTLPVCPECGSEHAYEMGALLVCPMCGHEWAPADGDADAATDAGLREIRDAVGNVLADGDTVTIVKDLKVKGASGTVKVGTKVRGIRLIDGVGDHDIDGKVEGFGQLQLKSSVVKKA